A stretch of Bifidobacterium sp. ESL0704 DNA encodes these proteins:
- the nadA gene encoding quinolinate synthase NadA, with protein MTVTAFKAPSVDEIIAKLGAQSTCDAGLTVDPWQSTSGYGPGASMKDKLPAGAPVQQPLPEEYRNASADELQRRIAAAKKTLGDKLLILGHYYQRDEIVKHADFVGDSFQLSENAASCPDAEHIVFCGVHFMAETADILSTSEQSVSLPNLSAGCSMADMADIDQVSECWNQLMDIFGDKPEADGKQQIVPVTYMNSSAALKAFCGRNGGIVCTSSNARTVLDWAFERGKRVLFFPDQHLGRNTGKAMGIPLEQMPMWDPFKEQGGVGDPSIYQNAKIILWKGFCSVHQRFTVEQIERARKAYPDVRVIVHPECPMDVVDAADGVGSTAYIVKQVADAPAGSTIAVGTEINMVNRLAMQYPDKTVFCLDPVVCPCSTMYRIHPAYLAWVLENLVAGKVVNRITVDSQTAREAKVALQRMLDARP; from the coding sequence ATGACAGTAACAGCATTCAAGGCTCCATCGGTCGATGAGATCATCGCCAAGCTTGGGGCGCAAAGCACCTGCGACGCCGGACTCACCGTCGATCCCTGGCAGAGCACCTCCGGTTATGGGCCGGGTGCGTCCATGAAGGACAAACTGCCCGCAGGGGCCCCGGTGCAGCAGCCCCTTCCGGAGGAGTACCGCAACGCCAGCGCCGACGAATTGCAGAGACGCATCGCCGCGGCGAAGAAGACCTTGGGCGACAAGCTGCTGATTCTTGGCCATTATTATCAACGCGATGAGATCGTCAAGCACGCCGATTTCGTGGGGGACTCGTTCCAGCTTTCCGAAAACGCGGCAAGTTGCCCCGATGCGGAGCACATCGTCTTCTGCGGCGTGCATTTCATGGCCGAGACCGCTGATATTCTCTCGACGAGCGAGCAGAGCGTAAGCCTGCCGAACCTCTCCGCCGGCTGCTCGATGGCCGATATGGCCGATATCGATCAGGTCAGCGAATGCTGGAACCAGCTTATGGACATTTTCGGCGATAAGCCGGAAGCGGATGGCAAGCAGCAGATCGTGCCGGTGACCTATATGAACTCGTCGGCCGCGCTGAAGGCGTTCTGCGGGCGTAACGGCGGCATCGTCTGCACGTCTTCGAACGCGCGCACCGTGCTGGACTGGGCGTTTGAACGCGGCAAGCGTGTGCTGTTCTTCCCGGACCAGCATCTGGGCCGCAACACCGGCAAGGCCATGGGTATCCCACTCGAACAGATGCCGATGTGGGACCCGTTCAAGGAGCAAGGCGGCGTCGGCGATCCGTCGATCTATCAGAATGCCAAGATCATCCTCTGGAAGGGATTCTGCTCGGTGCATCAGCGCTTCACGGTCGAGCAGATTGAGCGGGCGCGCAAGGCGTATCCGGACGTGAGGGTCATCGTACATCCCGAATGCCCGATGGACGTGGTCGATGCGGCCGACGGGGTCGGATCCACCGCCTATATCGTCAAGCAGGTCGCCGACGCTCCTGCCGGCTCCACGATTGCCGTGGGTACCGAGATCAACATGGTCAATCGACTCGCCATGCAATATCCGGACAAGACCGTCTTCTGCCTCGACCCGGTGGTCTGCCCCTGCTCGACGATGTATCGTATCCATCCCGCCTACCTGGCTTGGGTGTTGGAGAATCTGGTGGCAGGCAAGGTCGTCAACCGCATCACCGTTGACTCCCAGACCGCGCGTGAGGCGAAGGTGGCGTTGCAGCGCATGCTTGACGCACGTCCCTGA